The Alphaproteobacteria bacterium region ACGGCGCCGCGGAGACGGCTATGCTCACCGACCAAAATGTTCTCGAGTGCCGTCATACTCGGGAAAAGACGGATCGATTGAAAGGTCCTGGCAATCCCACGCTCCGTGATTCGATTTGGACGCAACCCGGCGATGCTGTGCCCGTCGAACAGCAGCTCGCCGGAGCTCGGTTTGAGGAGACCAGTGATGATGTTGAAAAAGGTCGTCTTTCCGGCCCCGTTCGGGCCGATCAGGCCAGCGATCGAGCCTTCTTCGATCGAGAAGTCGACGTTGGTCAGGGCCGTGAGACCCTCGAAGTGCTTGGTGATCGCCCGCGCCTCGAGGATGGCGCCCTTCTTTCCATGGCCCGTGCTCGGCGCATGGCGCGCCGTTCCATCGCGCAGCCAGCCGAGCACGGGGAGATCCCGGTGCAGGACGGGTGCTGGGTGCGGTGCCGGGATCGCAGCCCCCTCCTCGGAATCGTCCGCGACGGTAACCCGGCGCCATCGCCCGGCCTCGATCAACCCGCCCGGTTTCAGGATCATCATGGCAACAAGCCCGAGCCCGAAGAAAAACCAGCGCCACAGCGTGAAATCCACGGTGGTCAGCGCGTGGATCCCGAGAATCCCGCCGAGCCAACGGGTCCAGTGAGTGAGCTGCGCGAGGAAAATCCGGTCGAACAGGGTGATCACAATGCCGCCCGCGATGACCCCACGGATCGAGCCCATTCCGCCGAGAATTACCATGCAGAGCAGCATGATCGAGACGTTGAACTCGAAAGCGCCCGGCGTGATGACTTGAAGCTTCGCTGCGTAGACGGAGCCGGCAAAACCCGAGAAGGTTGCTCCCAGCGCAAAGGCAAGAAGCTTGGATTTGACCGGGTCGACCCCCATGCAGGCAGCGGCGGTCTCGTCCTCGCGGATGGCCATCCAGGCCCGGCCCAACCGCGACTGGCGCAGCCGGTTCATGGCCCAGACGGAGATTCCGCCGATGATCAGGATCAGGAAGTACCAGGGGATGACGCTGGTCTCGAAGGGTACGCCGGGCAGGTGGGGCTGTCCGATCGGATTGACCCCATTCTCTCCCCCCGTGAGATTCAGGCGTGTGACCGGCTGCCAGCCGCCGATCTGGATCGTTATATCGCCCAAATTCCGAATGGCGACCGGGATGATCTCGCCGAAGGCAAGCGTGATGATTGCGAGATAGTCCCCTCGGACCCGCAGCGTCGGAGCCCCGATGATGACCCCGAAGGTCGCGGAGACGACGGCGCTCAGCCAGATAACTTTCCAGAAGCCCCACTCGAATCCCATGAGCGGGGAATTGAACAGCCCCATGGTGTAGGCGCCGATCGCAAAGAACGCGGCGTAGCCGAGGTCGAGAAGACCAGCGTAACCCACCACGATATTGAGTCCGAGGGCGAGCATAACGTAGATCATCGCGTCGGTGACCGCGTAGAGCGTATTCGTGCCAAGTGCCTGGTCGGCAAACGGGAAGGCGACCAGCAGGACAACGACGAGCACTACCGCGAGCGGGAGGCGAAGCGGCTGAGGCAAAGACATCCAGAGGGTATCTGTGGTCATGGTGCTAATGCTTCTCCGGTGCGCGTTCGCCCAACAGGCCATGGGGCCGGAACACCAGGACCAGAATCAAAATGGCGAAGACGACGGCGTTGGTCCAACGGGGCGAAATGTATTGATCGCTCCAGGCAGAAAGAAATCCGATCAAGAACCCCCCGATTGCCGCGCCCGGCATATTCCCGATCCCACCCAGCACTGCCGCGGTAAAGGCCCGCAAGCCCGCCTGATAGCCCATCCACCATTGGCCGATGTTGTAGTAGACACCCTGGACCACTCCGGCAGCCCCCGCCAAGGCGCCACCTACGAAGAACGTCAGCATGATCATCTTTTCCACGTCGATGCCCATGGCCGCGGCGGTCTCCCGATCCTGGGCGGTGGCGCGCATGGCCTTCCCCCAGGAGGTACGCGTAACGAAGAGATGAAGCGCAAATATCAGCGGGATCGTGACGCCGACGACCAGCAGATCCTTGGTGGTGATATAGATCTGGCTGTCGATCTGGAAGACGTCCCGGAGAATGTCGATGCTGGGGAATATGTCGGGGTAAGAGAGCACGTATGGCCCTTTCCAGACGAGCGTCAAATTTTCCAGCATGAAAGAGACGCCGATTGCGGAGATCAGCGGAACCAGCCGGGGCGCTCGCCGCAGCGGCCGGTAGGCTAGTCGATCGACGAGGAGGTTGAGGAAGCCGGTCAAAATCATGGTTACGACGAGGATAAGCGGCAGTATGGTCACGAGCTCCCAGCCATGGAGCGTGCGTGCCAGTCCAAAGTCGGTGAACAGGGTGAGCGAGATCATGAGGCCCAGCATGAAAATGTCACCATGGGCAAAGTTGATCAGCTCGATGATCCCATAGACCATCGTGTAGCCAAGGGCGATGAGTGCAAAAATCGACCCGCGGGTGAGGCCGTTGATGGTCTGCTGGACGATAAGTTCGAACAGGTTCATGGGACGCGACGCGAAAAGTTGGGTGTACGCTTAGCCACGTTATCGCTTAAGAGCGGACCGCCAAGCGGCCGCCGGGGCGCCCTTCGGCCAATTGGGGGACCCCGCGCGGGGGTGGGAGAGGGCCGAATCCGGCCCTCCCCGTCTCGCGCTACTTTAGGACCTCTATGAATTCGAACTTGCACCCTATTGGGTTGTCCGCCTTGACCACCTTAAAGCCGGACATGACCTTCATCGTGGTGTCTCCATTCGCGTCGAAGCTCCACTTGCCGTTGAGACCGTCGAAGTCTTTGGTGCTGGCGACGGCGGCCAGGATCTTCGCCCGGTCCTTCTCGCCCGCCCGCTTGATGGCGTCGACAGCCACGGCACCGGCTTCCCAGGAATAAAGGGCGTAGCCCGTGGGCTCGATATTGTATTTCTCCTTGTAGAGCTTGTAGAGCTCGGCGCCCTTGCCACTCATCTGCTCGAAGGGCAGGCTGGCGTACGTCATGTGCATGTCGACGGCCAGTGCTGCGTCGCAGGTGGCCGCCTTGAGAAGCTCGTCCTCATAGAGCCCGTCGGGACCCATGAATTCGACCTTGGGCGCCACCATCCCGAGATCCTTCATCTGCCGAATGATGGTCTGGGCCCCTGTCTCGACCACGGCACCCATATAGACAAGGTCGGCTCCGCTCGCCCGGATCTTGGTGAGAACCGGCTTCTGGTCGGGCTGCTTGTAATCGATCCCCTCGTTGCCCAGGACCTCCATGCCGGCCTGCTTGGCGGCGACTTCGAAGACGTCCGCGATGCCTTTGCCGTAGAGTTCCTGATCGTTCAGGATGAACACCTTCTTGTGGCCGAGCTTTTTCGCCCAAGCGGCGCCCACGGCACCCTGGATGTCGTCCGCCGGCGGCACACGGAAGTAGCTCACGATCCCGAGAGGACGGTACATCTCGGGCTCGCCCTCAGCGGCACCCGCCTTCTTGGTGAGGCCGGGATAAGTATTGGCCGGCGTGATCTGAGCCATGTGGGCGCGCTGGGTGATCGCCATCGAGACCTTGGCGGCACCCGAGTTATAAGTCCCGATATAGATCATGGCGTCAGGGTCAGACACGGCCTTGTTCGCGTTTTCCGCCTCGACGGCACCATCCCACTTGCCGGTCTGGGGCGAGGCATCGTCTAAGTTGACCACCTCGAGGCAGTAGCCGGCGGCCACGCCCTGGCTCTGGGCCACGGCGATGTCGACGCCATTCTTCATGCCCGTGCCTTCCGGGAGCATGGCGCCCTGCATCGGCCAGCTTGTGTATATTCTAATTTTGCCCTTTGGGCAGTCGGCGGCGTTAACGCTCATCGAGACGCCAGCCAGCGGCAACGCCACGATCAAAAAGGCGAAGGCATTCCATCGTTTCATCGGATTCCTCCACTTTTTACGTTTTTCGGGCAATCACCGCCTTGATGATTGCCTCCCTGTTTACTGAATAAGACGACTCTAATACTACCATGCTATCCATGCTGCATGTTCGATTCAATGGCGCTGTTGAATCTGTCGGCGTGACAATGGCGTCTACCGGGATTGAAAGCGGCAATTTGTTGCGCGATCCGACCTCGAATGCTGGTTATTCGCGCCCATCGAGTCGCGTTGTTACTCTCAGTAGTTGCCACCTTGGAGGCTATGACTTCTCATACTGGTGCGGCGCACCGATGGCCGTCGCCCGCGCGGCGTAACAGGGCTGTCGGCGCCTGCGATGCGAAAGGGCATCCAGTGAGAATGAGACTGTCCCGTCTTCACTGATAGCGGCAGAGCAATGGTTATCGCTCGCTGTCGGCTAGCCGGTATATCGGCCGTCCTGCGGTCGCTAATGGCGCTCTGGGCGATGTTTTTCGTCATCCCTTGCCTCCTAACATTCGAGAAGCCCGCTGCGGCGTGGAGTAGCTCTGCGCCGTATTGAAGTTTGGAAGGCACTCAGCGAGTAGAAGATTCATCTTCCGACAAAATTCGAGATAGAAATTTTGAAGACTCATAACAAAAGGGATTTGAGTCCGCGTCGCAGTCGCAACTGGATTGCATCGCTTTTCGCCATGTGGAGAACCACCGATCCGGGTGCAATGTGGTTAGATCCCAACTGCCGGCGATACTTCGCCGCAGACGTATTGAAGCGATGGGCGCTGGACTCGCCCGGCACCGAAGGCTTCGCCATGACCAGCGAAAGCATCGAAATGCGCGTCGACATAGGCGAGGGTACCGAAGTTGGCTTTTGGAACGGCCGCCAATTTGTATTTGTGGTGTGTTGCGAACGTTCAGATCGCGACGATCGCACTGACCATGTTAGCATTGGCGAAGGAGGGGAGAGCCTTGGGCAATGTGTCGGCGCGGACACCTTGGTGGGCATGGACGTGGCCTGTATTGGCTTGGCTGATATTGATTGTGACGGCCGTTGCCGGCGCCGGTAGCCTGATTCTAATAGTCGCGGGGGCGGTCCTCATTGCAACGGTGTTCGCGGCCGTCCATCACGCCGAAGTGGTCGCACACCGCACCGGTGAACCGTTCGGCACGCTTGTTCTAGCCGTCGCCGTGACCGTTATCGAGGTGGCACTTATCGTCTCCGTCATGCTTGCGGCTCCTGCGGAAAATTCCGCGCTGGCGCGCGACACGGTCTTTGCCGCCGTCATGATCGTCTGCAACGGCATCGTCGGCCTGTGCCTTCTCGCGGGTGGTGCGCGCTATGGCGAACAGGGCTTTCAACTTCGCGGCGCGAGCGCCGCACTTGCGGTACTGGCCGCGCTCACCACGCTCACCCTGATTTCGCCGAACGTTTCGGTGAGCGCGCCCGGCCCGCAGTTCAGTACGCCACAGCTTATTTTTGAGGGAATTGTCTCGCTGGTACTCTACGGCTCATTCGTTTTCGTCCAGACCGTACGGCACCATGACTATTTCCTCCCTGTCGAACGCAGCAACGAGGACGCGCACGCGACGGCCCCTTCAAACAGGGTTGCCCTGGTCAGTCTCGGCCTCCTAATCGTGTCCCTGGTCGCCATTGTGGGCCTTGCCAAGTCGCTCACCCCTATATTGGAGATTGGCGTAAGGCGGCTTGACCTGCCGGACGCGGTGGTTGGGATCGCCATTGCCGCACTGGTGCTGTTGCCTGAAGGTCTTGCAGCGGTCAGGGCTTCCCGCGCCAATCGATTGCAGACCAGTTTGAACCTGGCACTAGGATCGGCGCTTGCGACGATTGGCCTGACGATCCCGGTGGTTGCAGTCGTTTCCATCGTGATCGACCAGCCACTCGAGCTTGGCCTTGGTCCAAAGGACACTTTCCTCTTGGTCCTGACGCTCGTCATCGGCGTGATCACGTTGGGTACCGGCAGAACTACGGTGCTTCAGGGCATCGTGCACTTGGTCATCTTCGCGGTATTTTTGTTCTATGCGGTGTCACCGTGAAGCATTGCCCATCAAAGTAGTTTCGAGCGATCGATGTCGCCTAGCGAACGAGGTGCCTTGTTGAGCGGACACAATCGAGTGTTCAGTGTTCACCGGCCCACGATGAAGCCGGGCAACAAAAAGAATGTCAGCACTGCCAGATTCATCAAGTCTATGAAGAACGCGCCGACGAGCGGCACGACCACGAAGGCCTGCGGTGCGGGACCGTGGCGGCGAGTCAGCGCCTGCATGTTGGCGATCGCCGTCGCCGTCGCACCCATGGCGAATCCGCAGAAGGCCCCGGCGATGACAGCACTTTCGTAATCGCCGCCAACGACCCTGAACACAGCGTATGTGGCCCAGGCGGCAACAAGCACCGTCTGCGCTGCGAGAATGATCAAAAGAGGCCCAGCGAGCCAAAAGCTTGCGCCGAGATCCAAGGTCATCATCGTCCAGCACAAAAAAATCGAAAGGCAGATCGAGCCGATCAGTTCCGACGCCGCGTCGTGCAGCCTTAATCCGATAGCCGCACCGCCGTTGCGGATGATAAGGCCCATAATCAGGCACCACAGGAAATCCGGCACTGTTATCGCGCCACCCTGCAGCATGCTCCCCAGCATGCGGCCCACGATTACTGCGGCCAAAGCGGCTGCAAGCGAGATCGTAAACGACAACGTGGTGACCGGCGTCGTTACCGGTCCGCCGACTACGCCGCCGTCAGCGGCCGGTTCTACATCGGCGCGCGACAACTGCCGAATGAGTCGTTCAGCCACCGGCCCGCCGATAATGCCGCCAATCACGAGGCCGAGCGTCGCCGAGGTCATGGTCACGCCCATGACGCCGAGCAGGTCGTATTCCGCGGCGAAACGTTCCGCGTAGGCCGCACCCGTGCCGTGTCCGCCGACAAGTGTGACAGAGCCCGCTATCAAGCCGAGTGTGGGGTGGAGGCCGAGCAACTGCGCCATCATCACACCCAGGCCGTCCTGCGCGACAAGAAATGGAAATAGGACGAGCAAAAACCGCAGCAATCGGATTCCGCCCGATCGAAGCAATGTCAGGTCGGCCGTCAATCCGATCAAAGCGAAAAACGTCAACAGCAAGGGAACCCTGGTCGAAGTATCAAGCGAGACCTTGACCCCGGTCACCTGTTGCGCGAGCAGTGCAATTAACGCAAAAAGTATACCGCCGACGATCGGTGCTGGAATGCTGTAGCGCGCCAAGAAGGCCACGCGCTGGGTCAGGACACCGCCGACCACCAGCACCAGGCATGCGGCCAGGAGCGACGGGAGAAAGGGTAAGGCCAATTCGGACACCATTCCCGCCAGCTTGCCCGAACGCTACCGCTTATGCCAGCGGTAGAGACCGGCCTAAACGGAAACAGCGTGCTGCTCGCAAATTTCGAATTTTTCAACTTAACACAAATCCAAGGACGTACAGATCCCCTCCCACATCGAACTCGATGGCGCGAGCGTGCCCATGCCGTTTAGTGGCCCTTCCTTGTGTTATCCGAAGGTTGCTAGCAGTCTGAAATCGATGTCACGCACCGAATGCCTTTCATACTGAAAATAGCAATATAGTTTAATATTTCGACCAAATTGCCTTAACAACGTACGAGGGAAGAGTTCGATGCGCGCAGATCGGGCGAACGATCCAGTATTGGTGGCCGGCGGCGGCATTGGCGGGTTGGCGGTTGCCCTGGCACTCACGCGGCAAGGACTTCGCGTCAAAGTCCTCGAGCAAGCGCCACGGCTCGGCGAGATCGGCGCCGGCATCCAACTTGGACCGAACGCCTTCGCGGCGTTCGATGCGCTTGGCATCGGCCCCAAAGCGCGTAGTCGTGCGGTCTATACCGACGAGATGGTCATGCACGATGCACTGAATGAATATCTGGTCGGTCGCGTGCCGACCGGCGAAGCATTTCGTGCGCGTTTCGGGAACCCCTATGCCGTGATCCATCGCGCCGACGTGCACATGTCGTTGCTCGAGGGTGCCAAGGGGTCCCAGCGGATCGAAATCGCGACGTCGACGCAGGTGCAGCGCATCGAACAGGATGACAATGGTGTGACCGTCTATGATGCCAACGGCGGTAAGCATCGTGGCGTCGCGGTCATCGGTGCTGATGGCGTCAAGTCGGCAGTGCGCCAGCAGTATGTCGGCGACGAAGCGCGCGTATCGGGCCATGTCGTGTACCGCGCAGTGGTCGATAAGAAAAACTTCCCGTCGGACCTGCAATGGAATGCCGCCAGCATCTGGGTCGGGCCCGACTGCCATTTGGTGCATTACCCCTTGCGTGGCGGTGAGCAGTACAACGTCGTCGTCACCTTTCATAGTCGCGCAAAGGAGAAGTGGAGTGTGCGCGAGGGAACGCGGGAGGAAGTGCAAAGCTATTTTGAGGGGATCTGTGCCCGCGCCCGACAGTTGATCGAACTGCCTAAGGACTGGAAGCGCTGGGCAACAGCCGACCGCGAGCCGATCGGCCGGTGGACCTACGGCCGTGTCACACTGCTCGGCGATGCCGCACATCCAACGCTGCAATACCTCGCGCAGGGTGCGTGCATGGCGCTAGAGGACGCCGTGACGCTGGGCGAGGCGCTGCGCGTTCATGCCGGAGACTTTCAGCTTGCCTTCGCCCATTACGAACGTTCGCGCATCTCCCGCACGGCGCGCGTCGTGCTTTCGGCCCGCGAGATGGGGCGTATCTATCACGCCAAAGGTGTTGAGCGATTGGTGCGGAACGATCTTTGGAAGGGTCGTACGCAGGAACGTTTCTACGACGCGATGGAATGGCTTTACGGCTGGAAGGTCGAGGATTGCTTGGCCGTGTGAGAGGCCTCCACCCATCGCCGATGCGTGGAGATTGGATCTCGCGTGAACTCCAGCACCTCGAGGGCTTCCCATATCTCATCGCATTGCCGCATTGCGTCAATGAACAATGCGGGCGACGAAAGTCTTTTTGGCCCAATTGCTGACGTGAGACGGTCGGCCAGACGTGCAAAAATGGGGCGTTCTGTCGGCAGTGACACAGGAGGGACGCGCCATGCCGCGACATGCTTTGATTCCTTGTCTGCGCTACGCCGACGCGCCGGCTGCAATCGAATTTCTTTGCAACGCCTTTGGCTTCAGTGCTCATGTAGTTTATGCCGACGATAAAGACCCTTCGATCATCCACCACGCCCAACTCGTGCTCGATGGCAATATGATCATGCTCGGAACCGATCGGCAGGGGGAAACAAAGGCGCTTTACGGGTGGATGACGCCGGCTCAGGCGGGTGGCGTGACAATGTGCGTGTGCGCAGTCATCGATGATCCCGATGCGCATCATTTGCGGGCTGCGGCAGCCGGCGCACGCGTGATTCGCAAGCCTCATGACAATGAGGGCTATCCGGGCCGCGCGTACGACGTGTTCGATTGCGAAGGAAATGTGTGGAACTTTGGCAGCTACGATCCCTGGTCAAGTGTGGAATGATAGCGGCACAATGCTGGATGTGCGGCGGCGGGCCGATCCGGTAGCTTAGCGGGCCGTCGGTAATCCCGCGAGATCGTTCGTGATGACTTTCCCCTTTTTACTGCATGGGCATCGACATCATGTTGCTGTTGAGATTGGCGATGATCCAGAGCGAACCTGCAATGACGAGGAAGACGATCAGCACGCCGAAGGCGAGGGCCAGAATATTGTTCGTGCTATCGGCTCCGCTGCCCAGATGCAAAAAGAAGACGAGGTGTACGCCGATCTGCGCGAAGGCGAGCACGATCAACCCGACCGGGATGCCCGGGGGCCAGAGCAAATTGGTCTGCGACACGACGAACGAGGCGATCGTCGCCAGGATCGCAAGCGCCAGCCCCGCCGTGTACGACAGATAGTTGGCTGTGCGCTCATGCTCTTCGACGCCCGGCGTGCGGTCGTCGAAAACGTGCTCGTGACTGTCCATCAACGTCAAGCTCCCATCAGATAGACCAACGTGAATACCCCGACCCAGACGATGTCCAGCGCGTGCCAGAATAAGCTCCAGCACAATAGACGCCGCAGCACGGCGGGTCGCAGGCCGTGTGCGATCGCCTGGGCAACCAGATAGACGAGTGCGATCAGACCGCTGGCGACGTGGATGCCGTGAGTGCCGACCAAAGTGAAGAAGGCGGACAGAAAGCCGCTGCGCGACGGCCCAGCACCCCTCTCTACCATGCCAGCAAATTCCGTGGCCTCGATGTACAGAAAGGCCGCACCGAGCACGAATGTAAAAGCTGAGAAGATCAAGAAGCGCGCCGGTTGCCGCCGCTCGGCGGACAACGCACCGAGCCCGCATGTATAGCTCGAGAACAATAGACACATCGTCTCGATGAAGACGCTGCGGATATTGAAAAGCTCGGCCCCTGTCGGTCCGCCCGCGGTATTATGCGACAAGACCGCATACGCTGCGAACAGCGCCGAGAACATGATCATGTCGCCGAGAATGAATATCCAGAATCCATAAGCGACGACGATGCGCTTCGAGGCCGGCCCACCGCCGCCGCGCCCTCGGGCGAACTCGGTCCGGAGCGCGTCCGGAGCTCTATCGGCTGTTCCGATCGTCATGCCGGCTACCTCACCGAGCCCGTTCCATTTGCGCAACCTCGGTGGCCGAGATTTCGCGCTCACGCTCGATGCTCCAGCCGGCTATCAGAGCCACGACTATCGCGGCGACGAAGCCGAGGATCGCCAACCACCAAATCTGCCAGATCAGCGAAAAACCCATGATCACCGCAAAGAATGCGGTGACGAAACCCGCTGCACTGTTGCGCGGCATTTCGATCGCTTCATATACCGGCTCGGCCGGGGCTCGGCCCGCACGCTTCATGTACCAGAATGCGTCGATCGCCTCGACTTTGGGTAGCACG contains the following coding sequences:
- a CDS encoding branched-chain amino acid ABC transporter ATP-binding protein/permease, which encodes MTTDTLWMSLPQPLRLPLAVVLVVVLLVAFPFADQALGTNTLYAVTDAMIYVMLALGLNIVVGYAGLLDLGYAAFFAIGAYTMGLFNSPLMGFEWGFWKVIWLSAVVSATFGVIIGAPTLRVRGDYLAIITLAFGEIIPVAIRNLGDITIQIGGWQPVTRLNLTGGENGVNPIGQPHLPGVPFETSVIPWYFLILIIGGISVWAMNRLRQSRLGRAWMAIREDETAAACMGVDPVKSKLLAFALGATFSGFAGSVYAAKLQVITPGAFEFNVSIMLLCMVILGGMGSIRGVIAGGIVITLFDRIFLAQLTHWTRWLGGILGIHALTTVDFTLWRWFFFGLGLVAMMILKPGGLIEAGRWRRVTVADDSEEGAAIPAPHPAPVLHRDLPVLGWLRDGTARHAPSTGHGKKGAILEARAITKHFEGLTALTNVDFSIEEGSIAGLIGPNGAGKTTFFNIITGLLKPSSGELLFDGHSIAGLRPNRITERGIARTFQSIRLFPSMTALENILVGEHSRLRGAVGAAVFRPPWIVREELEARDRALELLDFVGLEGRSETLAKNFPYGDQRRLEIARALATRPRLLLLDEPTAGMNPRETVDLGEFLGRLRRELGLTILLIEHHMEVVMGLSDHITVLDYGVKIAEGPPAQVQRDPKVIEAYLGEGYEADLLSA
- a CDS encoding branched-chain amino acid ABC transporter permease, yielding MNLFELIVQQTINGLTRGSIFALIALGYTMVYGIIELINFAHGDIFMLGLMISLTLFTDFGLARTLHGWELVTILPLILVVTMILTGFLNLLVDRLAYRPLRRAPRLVPLISAIGVSFMLENLTLVWKGPYVLSYPDIFPSIDILRDVFQIDSQIYITTKDLLVVGVTIPLIFALHLFVTRTSWGKAMRATAQDRETAAAMGIDVEKMIMLTFFVGGALAGAAGVVQGVYYNIGQWWMGYQAGLRAFTAAVLGGIGNMPGAAIGGFLIGFLSAWSDQYISPRWTNAVVFAILILVLVFRPHGLLGERAPEKH
- a CDS encoding branched-chain amino acid ABC transporter substrate-binding protein, which produces MKRWNAFAFLIVALPLAGVSMSVNAADCPKGKIRIYTSWPMQGAMLPEGTGMKNGVDIAVAQSQGVAAGYCLEVVNLDDASPQTGKWDGAVEAENANKAVSDPDAMIYIGTYNSGAAKVSMAITQRAHMAQITPANTYPGLTKKAGAAEGEPEMYRPLGIVSYFRVPPADDIQGAVGAAWAKKLGHKKVFILNDQELYGKGIADVFEVAAKQAGMEVLGNEGIDYKQPDQKPVLTKIRASGADLVYMGAVVETGAQTIIRQMKDLGMVAPKVEFMGPDGLYEDELLKAATCDAALAVDMHMTYASLPFEQMSGKGAELYKLYKEKYNIEPTGYALYSWEAGAVAVDAIKRAGEKDRAKILAAVASTKDFDGLNGKWSFDANGDTTMKVMSGFKVVKADNPIGCKFEFIEVLK
- a CDS encoding ionic transporter y4hA, yielding MTAVAGAGSLILIVAGAVLIATVFAAVHHAEVVAHRTGEPFGTLVLAVAVTVIEVALIVSVMLAAPAENSALARDTVFAAVMIVCNGIVGLCLLAGGARYGEQGFQLRGASAALAVLAALTTLTLISPNVSVSAPGPQFSTPQLIFEGIVSLVLYGSFVFVQTVRHHDYFLPVERSNEDAHATAPSNRVALVSLGLLIVSLVAIVGLAKSLTPILEIGVRRLDLPDAVVGIAIAALVLLPEGLAAVRASRANRLQTSLNLALGSALATIGLTIPVVAVVSIVIDQPLELGLGPKDTFLLVLTLVIGVITLGTGRTTVLQGIVHLVIFAVFLFYAVSP
- the gltS gene encoding sodium/glutamate symporter, translated to MVSELALPFLPSLLAACLVLVVGGVLTQRVAFLARYSIPAPIVGGILFALIALLAQQVTGVKVSLDTSTRVPLLLTFFALIGLTADLTLLRSGGIRLLRFLLVLFPFLVAQDGLGVMMAQLLGLHPTLGLIAGSVTLVGGHGTGAAYAERFAAEYDLLGVMGVTMTSATLGLVIGGIIGGPVAERLIRQLSRADVEPAADGGVVGGPVTTPVTTLSFTISLAAALAAVIVGRMLGSMLQGGAITVPDFLWCLIMGLIIRNGGAAIGLRLHDAASELIGSICLSIFLCWTMMTLDLGASFWLAGPLLIILAAQTVLVAAWATYAVFRVVGGDYESAVIAGAFCGFAMGATATAIANMQALTRRHGPAPQAFVVVPLVGAFFIDLMNLAVLTFFLLPGFIVGR
- a CDS encoding 3-hydroxybenzoate 6-monooxygenase — protein: MRADRANDPVLVAGGGIGGLAVALALTRQGLRVKVLEQAPRLGEIGAGIQLGPNAFAAFDALGIGPKARSRAVYTDEMVMHDALNEYLVGRVPTGEAFRARFGNPYAVIHRADVHMSLLEGAKGSQRIEIATSTQVQRIEQDDNGVTVYDANGGKHRGVAVIGADGVKSAVRQQYVGDEARVSGHVVYRAVVDKKNFPSDLQWNAASIWVGPDCHLVHYPLRGGEQYNVVVTFHSRAKEKWSVREGTREEVQSYFEGICARARQLIELPKDWKRWATADREPIGRWTYGRVTLLGDAAHPTLQYLAQGACMALEDAVTLGEALRVHAGDFQLAFAHYERSRISRTARVVLSAREMGRIYHAKGVERLVRNDLWKGRTQERFYDAMEWLYGWKVEDCLAV
- a CDS encoding VOC family protein — encoded protein: MPRHALIPCLRYADAPAAIEFLCNAFGFSAHVVYADDKDPSIIHHAQLVLDGNMIMLGTDRQGETKALYGWMTPAQAGGVTMCVCAVIDDPDAHHLRAAAAGARVIRKPHDNEGYPGRAYDVFDCEGNVWNFGSYDPWSSVE
- the cyoD gene encoding cytochrome o ubiquinol oxidase subunit IV; the encoded protein is MDSHEHVFDDRTPGVEEHERTANYLSYTAGLALAILATIASFVVSQTNLLWPPGIPVGLIVLAFAQIGVHLVFFLHLGSGADSTNNILALAFGVLIVFLVIAGSLWIIANLNSNMMSMPMQ
- a CDS encoding cytochrome (ubi)quinol oxidase subunit III; this encodes MTIGTADRAPDALRTEFARGRGGGGPASKRIVVAYGFWIFILGDMIMFSALFAAYAVLSHNTAGGPTGAELFNIRSVFIETMCLLFSSYTCGLGALSAERRQPARFLIFSAFTFVLGAAFLYIEATEFAGMVERGAGPSRSGFLSAFFTLVGTHGIHVASGLIALVYLVAQAIAHGLRPAVLRRLLCWSLFWHALDIVWVGVFTLVYLMGA